Proteins encoded by one window of Mustela erminea isolate mMusErm1 chromosome 5, mMusErm1.Pri, whole genome shotgun sequence:
- the DTWD1 gene encoding DTW domain-containing protein 1 yields the protein MSLNPSIFLKEKEENNSKFVEIQHSRTTSIAAEDPFQNLCLASQEVLQKAQQSGRSKCLQCGGSRMFYCYTCYVPVENVPIEQMPLVKLPLKIDIIKHPNETDGKSTAIHAKLLAPEFVNIYTYPCIPEYEEKNHEVALVFPGPKSVSIKDISFHLQKRIQNNVKDKNDDPDKPFIKRKKTEEQDSNDSKCQDTTLKKIIFIDSTWNQTNKIFTDERLQGLLQVELKTRKTCFWRHQKGKPDTFLSTIEAIYYFLVDYHTDILKEKYQGQYDNLLFFYSFMYQLIKNAKCSGDKETRKLIH from the exons ATGTCTCTCAATCCATCtatatttctcaaagaaaaggaagaaaataattcaaaatttgtAGAAATACAGCACTCACGAACTACTTCCATAGCTGCAGAAGATCCTTTTCAAAACTTATGCTTAGCATCTcaagaagttcttcaaaaagctCAACAAAGTGGAAGATCAAAATGTCTCCAATGTGGTGGTTCAAGAATGTTCTATTGCTATACATGTTATGTCCCAGTTGAAAATGTACCTATTGAACAGATGCCACTTGTGAAG cttccACTGAAGATTGACATCATTAAACATCCAAATGAAACAGATGGCAAAAGTACTGCTATACATGCAAAACTATTAGCACctgaatttgtaaatatttacacgTATCCTTGTATTCCAGAATATGAAGAAAAGAACCATGAA GTTGCACTTGTTTTTCCTGGACCTAAGTCTGTCTCaataaaagatatttcttttcatCTACAAAAAAGGATTCAAAATAATGTTAAAGACAAAAATGACGACCCCGACAAGCCATTTATTAAACGCAAGAAAACTGAAGAACAGGATTCGAATGACAGCAAGTGCCAAGAcacaacactgaaaaaaattatatttatagatagCACTTggaaccaaacaaacaaaatattcacTGATGAGAGacttcaag GACTGTTACAAGTTGagttgaaaacaagaaaaacttgCTTTTGGCGCCATCAGAAAGGAAAGCCAGATACCTTCCTTTCCACAATTGAagccatttattattttctggtaGACTACCACACTgatatattaaaagagaaataccaAGGACAATATGACAATCTcttatttttctactcttttatGTACCAATTGATAAAGAATGCCAAATGCTCTGGagacaaggaaacaagaaaactTATCCATTAG